The window ATGATGTGCATTTCTTATGCAATACTGGGATATCGATAGCATTACCAGACCAGCCAACCGAAAAATGGTTGGCTAACAGAGCaaacaagtataattatagctggaacCAAACGAAACGTGTGGTCAATTAACTTCCAAGCACTGAAATCATACAATTGACCACGACATGACAGTGTGGCCACACAGTTCCTGCATCAGAGTATCACTAACTGTAACCCAATCAacgctgtacatgtacaacacacacacactcacacacacacacagagtcaaGGTTGCGAATTGAAAACTCTCTCTGAAAGTAGCACCAATGTTGAATCACTAATGATATcgcaacataataatatacatacaCCTATAGGTATTCACTATGACATTATGAGCATATGGCTACAGGCTCAACATAGGGTAGGATATACGTAGCCAGTTTGTGAGCGAACATTGAACAGCTGTGACACTCAATCAATAGTTGCTACTTCATATCCGACAACACAAAGACGACATTAAACACTTAGGTCAGACAGCTAAACACCGCACATACACAGTGTGCACACACAAGCCTCTATATTCCAGCCACTCCTCTCTGAGCTACTGAATACAGAATGTGCAGCTGCAGTGGAACTCAACAAGTAATAATAGCGGTACCACTTACTTTAATATGAGTGCAATATCCTCTTCCTCAGTCTCTGTAGGTGTATCGACAGCGAGCAGTTTGTCACTAGTCATTGACCTCACTCCATACCTAGTCTCACTGAGGACCGCACACACTTGTCCATAGCTCTCCTTCTTAGCTCCACAAGACACCTACAAGTACAAAGCCATCACACAGTTAGCAGACAATCATCTGCTCATATTGAAAAAGGATATGCTGGTTGATATAATGAGCAAGGGCTGTGGTATGATATCAGGTTCATCACTGATTCTGCATATATACCTGAGCAAAGAAGACATCTGTGTTTACTAAATGCTCTTTGAGACGATCATACTTTTCTTGAGAATCTGCATCTGAAAAACAATTTGGAGAACGAGTTTTAAGACTAAATGTGATCAACAACAACAGGACTCTTTTAATTATGTATCGTGTATTAGTAGATCTACAGCACATTTTTACCATCTCTGGCGATGACAAGATGGCCATAGTGTGGCTCCCAGAGTACAGATTGATAGAGGTCTGCTTCAGACCCAGTCCAGGTGGTCTCCACCTCAGAGGCACACACAGCAGCTGCAAGCCAGGTGCAGAGAAGAACAGACGCCAGGAGACAGCTTCTTACACCCATGTTTTTATTGTTCTCTCCTTGTAACAGCATGTACCTAGCAGCAGTTTTGACTCTTTATAATGGCAATCTAGCTCTGGAAATGTGGAGTGTGAAACTGTGATGTCATCACTAGCTCTGTttccagccccaccccctatcCCTGCAAATCTCTTGTGTGCTCTGCAAATGTTCCTATTCAGCTCTGATAAAAGGCACCAGAGCAGCATGAATACATCAAACAATCTATTCATCTTTTTATTTTACTGGAGCAGTGCTAAAGAGAAAAATAGTTTACAGAAACAAGCTACCCCAAAGAGTTAGAGATGAAGTATGTCTGTGGTTTGTTGTTAGTGTCTTTCCTGAGCTCTTGCTTGGGCTATCCTCACATGCATCAAGAATGGGCAGACTGGAAGAGCACTCACTCAAAGCTCTACCACAGTGTGATGGAGGAGAGTGCAAGGCTGGAAGTATGGCAAGAGAATTACAAGAAGATTATGGGGCATAACATGGCCAACAAAACTTTCACAGTTAGCCTCAACGAATTTGCAGACATGGTAAGAGAAAGATAGTTTTCTGTTCATGAATGACGCCATTGCAAATATAGCATAGTGAACATACTTATATTGTAGTACAGTTGATGCTCATGTTGACAATGCAATCCACAGACGCAAGATGAGTTTGCCCAATTCTACCTGTCACAAACTAAGCACATGTCTGAGTTTTTAACGAGTGGAATAGTGCATGATGAGTCCATATATTTGAGAGGTGATGAGTCTGACCAGTCTAGTGATCAGGAAGATGGAGTATCTGGAGGCCTGGACTGGAGGGAGAAGGGATATGTCACCTCTGTGAGTTAGAAacgataattatttatgcaTATTTGTGAGTTGTCAGTCGAATGCGTTGAGGTGTAAGTAGCCCTGAGATATTCGTTATTTGGGCATAATGCCATATACTTAATTTTGATTTTTCTATCATATTTTGCTGACAGGCTATGTAAATGTACCTCTGCTACAATTTTTGTATCGTTTTACTCCTACAGGTGAAAAATCAAGGTCAATGTGGCTCCTGTTGGGCATTCAGTGCAACTGGTGCATTGGAGGCCCAGTATGCCATGAGTGCAGGTAGTCTTGTCTCTCTGAGTGAACAGCAACTAGTTGACTGCTCGTACAAGTATGGAAATGCCGGATGTAACGGTGGGCTTATGGACTATGCATTCAAGTATGTGAAGAATAATGGAGTATGCTCTGAGGCAAATTATCCATACTTGGGATACGTGAGTTCACATGAAAATAATGCAAGGTAGTCATCTGATTGTCCAGCTTTTAGTCGATTGAATAGAAGACCTGTTCATCACTATTTACAAGCGATTAACCTATTGTTTAAAGTACAGTGCACAAATTACTTACATGTATCCATGCACATGACAGTTTGTAAAGCATAATCATCATGTACACCTTGTGTATTGCTgtgcgcgcacacacacacacacacacacacacacacacacacacacacacacacacacacacacacacgcacacacacacacacacacacacacacacacacacacacacacacacacacacacacacacacacaacagatgTGGACATGCAAATCCGACCAATGCTCGTCAGTAACACGATGCAGTGGCTATGTTGATATCTCATCTGGCAGTGAGGACAACTTATACAGTGCAGTTGCCAAAGCAGGACCAGTGAGTGTCGCCATTGATGCATCAAGTTGGGAGTTTCAGTTTTACGAGAGTGGTGTGTATATTGACACAAGCTGCAGCTCCAATTCTCTGAATCATGGCGTGTTAGTTGTGGGCTATGGCTCCTCAGACTCCAACTACTGGATTGTCAAGAACAGGTAGGTCAACTGTATGACTCTAATGTTTATCTTAGTAAATAATTTGGTTACAATAACtacacatgtagctagctaatcTGCCATCAAATTTTTACCATATGCCCCCcattctcacacacactcactacccacccacccacaccttacacacccacccactcactatccacacacacacacacacacagttgggGAACCAGTTGGGGACGGAGTGGCTACATAATGATGGCAAGAGGACAGAACAACATGTGTGGAATAGCCTCTGCTGCTAGCTACCCCAAATTGTGACTAAATGTAGAGAATCCATCTCATGACTAATTATTTGCTGTGTGATTTAGCATTCAGTTACACGTTTTGGGTTATAGTTAAATTGCAATCATTTGGTGTATATCATGTTTTATGCAATCGGTCTGTTATTTAACAAAAAAAATATGATGGTTTAAAATCagttatgtataattatagcagagtCTCTATAAAAACACTAAACAGGGCTGAGTTCATATTCCATAGTTTTAAAAGCTGGCATCACTAACGATGGTAGGACAAGTTCCAACTTCATTCAGCCACAGTACATCACTGAGAAAACCGTATCGTGCAATAACGATGCATGCAATAGCAGCAACGTGCATAATGGTATGACCGTTGAGGACATAGTCGAGTTTCCCCGGACACCACCGCTCGGGTACATGGAAGGTATTGATGAGAGCACCAACTGCAGAAACAACATCCATAGCCATGTAATAGCACACACCAGAAGTGCTTGAATGCGACAGCGAACTAAGTCGTAACGGATGTAGCAAAACACGAAGAGCAAATTGCACGGTGAGAGCTGAAGTTCTCTTCTGCTTACAGTCGACAACCATCAAATAGAACAGAACATAAGCAGACACAAATGAGTAGACAAGGAGATAGCAGGCCATCACTTTAGGTGTACAAAAGAGACCCGTATAGACGCTTGACAATGGACCGAATGTGCATATCCACCATACCCCAAGAATGTCTGTTTTCAGCAGCCTTTTGTAAGTTTTCTCTCCCGTAATATGAGGCATAAAAGTGTGATAGATTATGCTCAATGTAAACGGGAAAATCCTACAAATGAAATCGTTCACAATCAGAAATTTCACAGCTGTAGACGTGTCGGGATTTGAAGGCCATACATTGGAGTAGTCGGTAGTGATGTAGACAAAGTACAGCAGTGCCAGACCTGTGAGCGGGGGAAATGACAGTGAacaatattaaagtactgatTCAAGGCCAAAGGTATGTATTCTATAATTAAAAACAAGATTATAAGGCAGACCTCCCCTAGCATGCACTGGAAGTCCTCGTACAACTACAAGCCAGACCTCAGCTGTTGTTAGAACTACAAGGTCAGACCTAGCAAACTGAAAACTATTTACAGTGAGAGTAGCAGTTGAAAGACTCATTGTGAATGTAGGTCCAACTATGTACACACTCCCTGGTGGTCATAGGCTGTCTGTAGCCAGTCAGAATGTCCTTGTTGAACTGCAGATGTTTGGGAAGGTCACCCAGCTTACACAGAGACTTTGTGGAGCTTGCCATCACTCTGCTGTATCATGTCAGTGCTCGACGCTTAGCTGCTTTCTAATTTTTCCCCTTGAGGTTAGGGGTGGGGCTGATGTTTTGGTAGCGGTCGATACACAAGGAAACTGCATTTGATCAATGTTGACCAATTTCCAACGGTAGTCGAGTTAAGTTAGCTAGAAACACAGGCTATCAAGCGCTCTAAACAGTATCAGCTACTAGCCTAGCAGT of the Halichondria panicea chromosome 2, odHalPani1.1, whole genome shotgun sequence genome contains:
- the LOC135331788 gene encoding procathepsin L-like; the encoded protein is MKYVCGLLLVSFLSSCLGYPHMHQEWADWKSTHSKLYHSVMEESARLEVWQENYKKIMGHNMANKTFTVSLNEFADMTQDEFAQFYLSQTKHMSEFLTSGIVHDESIYLRGDESDQSSDQEDGVSGGLDWREKGYVTSVKNQGQCGSCWAFSATGALEAQYAMSAGSLVSLSEQQLVDCSYKYGNAGCNGGLMDYAFKYVKNNGVCSEANYPYLGYMWTCKSDQCSSVTRCSGYVDISSGSEDNLYSAVAKAGPVSVAIDASSWEFQFYESGVYIDTSCSSNSLNHGVLVVGYGSSDSNYWIVKNSWGTSWGRSGYIMMARGQNNMCGIASAASYPKL
- the LOC135331794 gene encoding progestin and adipoQ receptor family member 4-like, translated to MASSTKSLCKLGDLPKHLQFNKDILTGYRQPMTTRECVHSWTYIHNESFNCYSHCLALLYFVYITTDYSNVWPSNPDTSTAVKFLIVNDFICRIFPFTLSIIYHTFMPHITGEKTYKRLLKTDILGVWWICTFGPLSSVYTGLFCTPKVMACYLLVYSFVSAYVLFYLMVVDCKQKRTSALTVQFALRVLLHPLRLSSLSHSSTSGVCYYMAMDVVSAVGALINTFHVPERWCPGKLDYVLNGHTIMHVAAIACIVIARYGFLSDVLWLNEVGTCPTIVSDASF